Proteins encoded together in one Caldicellulosiruptor saccharolyticus DSM 8903 window:
- a CDS encoding ribonucleoside triphosphate reductase, with amino-acid sequence MITKVMKRDGTIVDFDRKKIENAIFKAAKAVGGSNYSIAEKLTDQVIELLEKKFGYSIPHVEDIQDIVEKVLIENGHAKTAKAYILYRKQHQDMREFKNLFLDIENTVDQYIGKEDWRVNENSNMSYSLQGLNNHISTAVISKYWLNKIYPKEVAEAHINGDFHLHDLGVLGVYCCGWDLRDLLLNGFTGVEGKVASKPAKHFRSALGQVVNFFYTLQGEAAGAQAFSNFDTYLAPFIYYDKLTYSDVKQALQEFVFNTNVPTRVGFQSPFTNITLDLVPPSTLKDEPVIIGGQIMDRTYKEFQREMDIFNMAFAEVMMEGDAKGRIFSFPIPTYNITKDFDWDSPVVDKIMEMTAKYGLPYFSNFVNSDMKPEDARSMCCRLRLDNRELRKRGGGLFGANPLTGSIGVVTINLPRIGYLSKSEDEYFERLARLMDIAKTSLEIKREVLEDLTKKGLYPYSRFYLRDIYARFGEYWKNHFNTIGIVGMHESLLNFMGVGIDTKEGREFAIKVLDFMRERIRKYQEETGILYNLEATPAEGTSYRLARKDKQMFPDIITSGKDEPFYTNSTQLPVDYTDDIFTALDHQEELQIRYTGGTVLHGFVGEKIDDIEVCKEIVKKIAYNYRIPYYTITPTFSVCPDHGYVAGEHFSCPTCGKECEVYSRVVGYYRPVQCWNKGKQEEFKFRKEYKIAVRR; translated from the coding sequence ATGATAACAAAGGTTATGAAAAGGGATGGGACGATTGTTGACTTTGACCGCAAAAAGATAGAAAATGCGATCTTTAAGGCAGCAAAGGCTGTTGGAGGTTCTAATTATTCAATTGCTGAAAAGCTTACTGACCAGGTCATAGAGCTTTTGGAAAAGAAGTTTGGCTATTCAATCCCTCATGTTGAAGACATTCAGGACATAGTAGAAAAGGTTTTGATAGAAAACGGTCATGCAAAGACAGCAAAAGCTTATATCCTTTACAGAAAACAGCATCAGGATATGAGAGAGTTCAAAAACCTGTTTTTGGACATTGAGAATACAGTTGACCAATATATTGGGAAAGAAGACTGGAGAGTAAATGAAAACAGCAACATGAGCTATTCTCTCCAAGGGCTGAACAACCACATATCAACAGCAGTTATTTCAAAATACTGGCTAAACAAGATATACCCAAAAGAGGTTGCAGAGGCGCATATAAACGGTGATTTTCATCTTCATGATTTGGGTGTTTTAGGCGTATACTGCTGTGGCTGGGATTTGAGAGACCTTCTTTTAAACGGATTTACAGGAGTTGAAGGCAAAGTTGCATCAAAGCCGGCAAAACATTTTAGAAGCGCTCTTGGTCAGGTTGTAAACTTCTTTTATACTTTACAGGGTGAGGCAGCAGGTGCACAGGCATTTTCTAACTTTGACACATACCTTGCACCGTTTATATACTATGACAAACTCACATATTCTGATGTAAAACAAGCACTTCAAGAGTTTGTGTTCAATACAAATGTGCCAACAAGGGTGGGTTTCCAGAGCCCGTTTACAAATATTACGTTGGACTTGGTGCCACCTTCCACTTTGAAAGATGAACCTGTTATCATTGGCGGTCAGATTATGGATAGGACCTATAAAGAGTTTCAACGTGAAATGGATATTTTCAACATGGCATTTGCCGAGGTTATGATGGAAGGAGATGCAAAAGGCAGGATTTTCTCATTCCCGATTCCAACATACAACATAACAAAGGATTTTGACTGGGACAGTCCTGTTGTTGACAAAATCATGGAGATGACAGCAAAGTATGGTCTTCCTTACTTCAGCAATTTTGTAAACTCTGATATGAAACCTGAAGATGCAAGGTCAATGTGTTGCAGACTTAGACTTGACAATCGTGAGCTCAGAAAACGTGGCGGGGGACTTTTTGGTGCAAATCCGCTCACAGGCTCAATTGGAGTTGTTACAATCAACCTTCCAAGAATAGGATACCTGTCAAAGTCCGAAGATGAATACTTTGAAAGATTAGCAAGACTTATGGATATTGCAAAGACAAGCCTTGAAATAAAAAGAGAGGTATTAGAAGATCTTACCAAGAAAGGTTTGTATCCATATTCCAGATTTTATCTGCGCGACATCTATGCACGATTTGGAGAGTATTGGAAGAATCACTTCAATACAATTGGAATTGTTGGAATGCACGAAAGCCTGCTTAACTTTATGGGTGTTGGCATTGATACAAAAGAGGGAAGAGAGTTTGCTATAAAAGTGCTTGACTTTATGAGAGAAAGAATAAGAAAGTACCAGGAAGAGACAGGTATTCTTTACAATCTTGAGGCAACACCTGCAGAAGGAACATCATACAGGCTTGCAAGAAAAGACAAGCAGATGTTCCCAGATATAATTACATCAGGAAAAGACGAGCCATTTTACACAAACTCAACCCAGCTGCCTGTTGACTACACAGATGATATATTCACAGCTTTGGACCATCAAGAAGAGCTTCAGATTCGCTACACAGGCGGAACTGTTTTGCACGGCTTTGTTGGTGAAAAGATTGACGATATTGAGGTTTGCAAAGAGATAGTCAAAAAGATTGCATACAACTATAGAATCCCGTACTACACAATAACACCGACATTCTCTGTATGCCCAGACCACGGATATGTTGCAGGTGAGCACTTTAGCTGTCCGACATGCGGCAAAGAGTGTGAGGTTTACTCAAGAGTTGTTGGCTACTACAGACCCGTTCAGTGCTGGAACAAGGGCAAGCAGGAAGAGTTTAAGTTCAGAAAAGAGTATAAGATTGCGGTAAGAAGGTAA
- a CDS encoding 4Fe-4S binding protein — MEVLEKGLRKGNKKKTEAKKLNYKPFVALLLPTVIIAGLFCPLMGLFAFVCMAGAVVLSFYKGRYWCYRFCPRGAFLDEFISKLSFQRSVPQILKSGFSKAFWVVFFMLMIVLNVIRSGGDIYKFGKGVVLLLWLTSLLAIIGGILFKPRTWCIVCPMGTISGLVGKRKRPIEIDVSKCVQCKLCNKNCPMEIEVCSFKENGIVESINCIRCETCAKVCPKDALVSLD; from the coding sequence ATGGAGGTTTTAGAAAAAGGTTTGCGGAAAGGCAATAAAAAGAAAACAGAAGCGAAAAAACTCAACTACAAGCCGTTTGTTGCACTTTTGTTGCCGACAGTTATTATAGCTGGTTTGTTTTGTCCTCTAATGGGACTTTTCGCATTTGTATGTATGGCAGGAGCAGTAGTTTTGAGTTTCTATAAAGGAAGATATTGGTGTTACAGATTCTGTCCAAGAGGTGCTTTTTTGGACGAATTCATCTCTAAACTCAGCTTTCAAAGGTCAGTTCCACAAATTTTGAAGTCAGGTTTTTCAAAGGCATTTTGGGTTGTATTTTTCATGCTTATGATAGTTTTGAATGTGATAAGAAGTGGTGGGGATATATATAAGTTTGGCAAGGGAGTAGTTTTGCTTTTGTGGCTTACCTCTTTATTGGCAATAATTGGTGGAATTTTGTTCAAGCCAAGAACGTGGTGTATTGTCTGCCCGATGGGAACAATAAGTGGTTTGGTAGGGAAAAGGAAAAGACCTATTGAAATAGATGTAAGTAAATGTGTTCAGTGTAAGCTTTGTAATAAAAACTGTCCAATGGAGATAGAGGTTTGCTCTTTTAAAGAAAACGGAATAGTGGAAAGTATAAACTGCATAAGGTGTGAAACTTGTGCTAAGGTATGTCCTAAGGATGCTCTTGTGAGCTTAGATTAA
- a CDS encoding heavy metal-binding domain-containing protein: MIVTTTPSIEGKKIVDYKGIVSSEVIVGVNLVKDFIASITDIFGGRSGTYENELIRAREEALQELQNRAAMLGANAVVGIDIDYEVLGTNGSMLMVSVTGTAVVVE; this comes from the coding sequence ATGATTGTTACAACAACTCCTTCTATTGAAGGCAAGAAAATTGTGGACTACAAAGGAATTGTGAGCAGTGAAGTAATTGTAGGAGTCAATCTTGTAAAAGACTTTATAGCTTCTATCACAGACATATTTGGCGGAAGGTCCGGAACATACGAAAATGAACTTATAAGGGCAAGAGAAGAAGCTCTGCAAGAACTTCAAAACAGGGCTGCAATGCTTGGTGCAAATGCTGTAGTTGGAATTGACATTGATTATGAGGTTTTGGGAACAAACGGAAGTATGCTAATGGTCTCTGTCACAGGAACTGCTGTTGTAGTTGAATAA
- a CDS encoding LL-diaminopimelate aminotransferase, which yields MESFIQNMFAERIGGSNFGKETVLYKFEKIKRAKAKAKELHPDMELIDMGVGEPDEKADMGIIGTLAYEAGKDENRGYADNGIYEFKVAAAKYLERVYGVKEINPDTEVNHAIGSKSALALLPYAFINPGDVTIMTVPGYPVLGTITKWLGGEVYNVPLLKENNFLPDLSSIPADIKKRAKLMYLNYPNNPCGAVATKEFFEEVVEFAAKNNIIVVHDAAYAALVFDGYKPLSFLSVDGAKEVGVEIHSLSKAYNMTGWRLAFVAGNELVVKAFAAVKDNNDSGQFKAIQKAGIYALEHPEITEKINEKYSRRHDLLVKTLRELGFDAQKPKGSFYLYVEIPKGIKNGRRFETAEEFSEYLITEKCISTVPWDDAGHFVRFSVTFEAKTPEDEIRVMEELKRRLSDVEFEF from the coding sequence ATGGAAAGCTTTATTCAGAACATGTTTGCAGAGCGAATTGGTGGAAGCAACTTTGGAAAAGAGACAGTTTTATATAAGTTCGAAAAAATTAAAAGAGCAAAGGCTAAGGCAAAAGAGCTTCACCCTGATATGGAGCTAATTGACATGGGTGTTGGTGAGCCGGATGAGAAAGCAGACATGGGTATAATTGGAACTTTGGCCTATGAAGCTGGAAAAGATGAAAACAGAGGATATGCTGATAATGGAATTTATGAATTCAAAGTAGCAGCTGCAAAGTATTTAGAAAGAGTATATGGTGTAAAGGAAATTAACCCTGACACAGAGGTCAACCATGCAATCGGTTCAAAGTCAGCATTGGCGCTCTTGCCATATGCATTTATAAACCCTGGTGATGTGACAATCATGACGGTGCCAGGTTATCCTGTGCTTGGTACAATCACAAAGTGGCTTGGCGGAGAGGTTTACAACGTTCCACTTTTGAAAGAGAATAACTTCTTGCCGGATTTAAGTTCTATTCCTGCTGATATCAAAAAAAGAGCAAAACTGATGTACTTAAATTATCCAAACAACCCATGCGGTGCTGTTGCAACAAAGGAATTCTTTGAAGAGGTTGTTGAGTTTGCTGCAAAGAACAACATTATAGTTGTACATGACGCTGCATATGCTGCTTTGGTGTTTGATGGATACAAACCTCTGTCTTTTTTATCTGTTGATGGTGCAAAAGAGGTTGGAGTTGAAATTCATTCACTTTCAAAGGCCTACAACATGACAGGTTGGAGACTTGCATTTGTTGCAGGAAACGAACTGGTTGTAAAGGCATTTGCAGCTGTCAAAGACAATAACGACTCTGGTCAGTTTAAGGCAATTCAAAAAGCAGGTATTTATGCTCTTGAGCATCCTGAAATTACTGAGAAGATAAATGAAAAATATTCCCGCCGTCATGACCTTCTTGTGAAAACATTGAGAGAGCTTGGTTTTGATGCTCAAAAACCAAAGGGGTCTTTCTATTTGTACGTTGAGATTCCAAAGGGAATTAAAAATGGCCGAAGGTTTGAGACAGCTGAAGAGTTTTCGGAATACTTAATCACAGAAAAGTGCATCTCAACAGTTCCATGGGATGACGCAGGACATTTTGTGAGATTCTCAGTCACATTTGAGGCAAAAACACCTGAGGATGAAATAAGAGTTATGGAAGAGCTCAAGAGAAGACTTTCTGATGTGGAATTTGAATTTTAG
- a CDS encoding WG repeat-containing protein, producing MMYVKNIQFLKKVFFSFFTIIVVLFLAISTVSYCQKNDIRFVKIEEEYIVDDFSYFSEGKIITKYNGKYGYIDSNGKKVTDFIYDKALPYINGIANVCKNGKWGYVDEKGNELIPCRFDSLGVKFGDGFLQKKGNKWYFIQPKERRISIFKVNYDLIRGMSEGFSAVKKGSKWGYINSKGELVIPLKFDDAGDFSEGIAPVKINGQWTYINTKGSLVTREMFFSSVSSFYMGRGITNKDGKYGVVDKNGKIIIKPIYSWLGFPINKLFPASVGNKSGVLDMNGNTVVKFEYDSIGYFFDNLALAQKGSKFGYIDSHGKEIIPFEYDYATDFNNGLAIVQKGDYSMVIDRKNNTKAKVKKPYFFLNISEGIAVVENDRKLKGFYIFRELSNKKIDNNNIKLYYENLKFYN from the coding sequence ATGATGTATGTAAAAAATATTCAATTCCTAAAAAAAGTTTTTTTCTCCTTCTTTACAATAATAGTAGTTTTATTTCTTGCAATTAGTACGGTTTCTTACTGTCAGAAAAATGACATTCGCTTTGTAAAAATAGAAGAAGAATATATTGTTGATGATTTTTCTTATTTTTCCGAAGGAAAGATTATAACAAAGTATAATGGAAAGTACGGTTATATTGACTCCAATGGAAAGAAAGTTACAGATTTTATATATGATAAGGCTCTTCCCTATATCAATGGAATTGCTAATGTTTGTAAAAATGGTAAATGGGGATATGTTGATGAAAAAGGTAATGAGCTGATTCCGTGTAGATTTGATAGTTTAGGGGTCAAGTTTGGAGATGGTTTTCTTCAAAAGAAAGGTAATAAGTGGTATTTTATACAACCTAAAGAGAGAAGGATAAGTATATTTAAAGTTAATTATGATCTCATAAGAGGTATGAGTGAAGGTTTTTCTGCTGTTAAGAAAGGCTCAAAATGGGGGTATATAAATTCTAAAGGGGAACTTGTTATTCCTCTAAAGTTTGATGATGCAGGAGATTTTTCAGAAGGAATTGCACCTGTTAAAATAAATGGGCAATGGACTTATATTAACACAAAAGGAAGTCTTGTTACCAGGGAAATGTTTTTCAGTAGTGTATCTTCGTTTTATATGGGAAGAGGAATTACTAATAAAGATGGTAAATATGGAGTTGTTGATAAAAACGGTAAAATTATTATTAAACCGATTTACTCATGGTTAGGGTTTCCAATAAACAAACTTTTTCCAGCAAGTGTTGGGAATAAATCTGGAGTATTAGACATGAATGGAAATACTGTAGTTAAGTTTGAATATGATTCTATAGGATATTTTTTTGATAATTTAGCACTTGCGCAAAAAGGATCTAAATTTGGATATATAGATTCACACGGAAAAGAGATAATTCCATTTGAGTATGATTATGCAACTGATTTTAATAATGGTTTAGCAATTGTTCAAAAGGGAGATTACTCGATGGTAATTGATAGGAAAAATAATACAAAAGCTAAAGTTAAAAAACCTTACTTCTTTTTAAATATTTCTGAAGGGATAGCGGTTGTAGAAAATGATAGAAAGTTAAAAGGGTTTTATATATTTAGAGAGCTAAGTAATAAAAAGATTGATAATAACAATATAAAGTTATACTATGAAAATCTCAAGTTTTACAATTAA
- a CDS encoding type III pantothenate kinase translates to MKDKLLVVDIGNTNIVFGVYKGKDLLASYRMKTDKEKAADEFGILMTQMLSYSGISPSEIMDVIISSVVPPIMYSFERAIQKYFNCTPIVVGPGIKTGLNIKTENPKEVGSDRIVNAVAVNELYGGPAVIIDFGTATTFCALSSKSEYLGGAIAPGIKISAEALFSHASKLHRIELQKPPTVIGKNTVHAMQSGIIYGYVGLVDYMVNKIREEMNEKDAKVIATGGLARLIAQESKTIQIVNPILTLEGLRIIYYKNKQVIL, encoded by the coding sequence ATGAAAGACAAACTTTTAGTTGTTGATATTGGAAATACAAACATTGTGTTTGGGGTTTATAAAGGAAAAGATCTTCTTGCAAGCTACAGGATGAAGACAGACAAGGAAAAGGCAGCAGATGAGTTCGGAATCTTGATGACTCAAATGCTAAGCTACAGTGGTATATCACCATCTGAAATAATGGATGTTATAATATCTTCTGTGGTACCACCTATAATGTACTCATTTGAAAGGGCCATCCAAAAGTACTTCAATTGCACACCGATTGTTGTAGGACCTGGAATTAAGACAGGTTTGAACATCAAAACTGAAAATCCTAAGGAGGTTGGCTCAGACAGGATTGTCAATGCAGTTGCTGTAAATGAGCTATATGGCGGACCTGCCGTGATAATTGACTTTGGTACAGCAACAACATTTTGTGCCCTGAGCTCTAAATCAGAATACCTTGGTGGTGCAATTGCACCTGGAATAAAAATATCAGCAGAAGCTCTTTTTTCACATGCAAGCAAACTTCACAGAATAGAACTTCAAAAACCACCAACAGTCATTGGCAAAAATACAGTGCATGCGATGCAGTCAGGTATTATCTACGGATATGTTGGTCTTGTTGATTATATGGTAAACAAAATCAGAGAAGAGATGAATGAAAAGGATGCAAAAGTGATTGCAACAGGTGGGCTTGCAAGATTAATTGCTCAAGAGTCAAAGACTATCCAAATTGTTAATCCTATTTTGACGTTGGAAGGTTTGAGAATTATCTATTATAAGAACAAGCAGGTGATTCTATAG